The genomic window CGCTCTTCATAGGTTACCGGCAGTGGCTACAGCGCAAAGTCCTACGGGCATATGGTCTAGTGGTATGATTTCTGTTTTGCAAAGCCTCAGTGGCTCCTGCAAATACAGACGGTCCCGCGTTCGATCCGCGGTATGTCCAGTGgctctttttttctttcccaCGCGGTGTCTCCTCTTTTTCCTTATCTCTGCTATTAGTAGATGGCATGGTTTTGCTTTTGACATGAATTTGTTCTTGAATACTTCAGCTGCTTGTCTTTCCATGTTGTCCTCTGTTACAACGAGCATGGAGCTGACTGagagtacggaataccaaGATGCAAATCTCCTTTGTCATTGTCAAGGTAGTCCCTTGACGAAAAGGAGAGCCAAGGTTGTTGCCGCATGTGTGACGGCCGCGGTTTTTGGAGAAGGGCCCACGAGTTTGAGGAGGTCAGCCTGTTCAAGCAAGTGGAAGTCGTCCTTGAGGCGTAGAGCTACCTGTATGTGACTGGCCATGAACTCTGCCCCGAGAAGGTCAGCGTGCAGCGCTCCATAACCGCTGGAGTCCGGCTTACCGCCATGGCTCAGGCCGTGAGAGTGCAAACAAACAGGGTCTCGGGAAGCCTGTAGAGCGCCCTCCCAGACGAGGGGCCGACATAGTCTCGCGAAGATTCCGGTTGACACGCGACAGATCTCCAAACTACTGCTTCAAGGAGCTCACCAAACGACTGAGAACATTTGCAGAGATAGATGTTGACAGCCCACAATGCCTGGACATACAGATTGACGCACCCCGCTTGCAACGCCACTCGGCACCAGACCCCTGAAATCAGGAGTCTTACATTTCATATATCCTCCTCCATGGCCGCGCCCAACCACATCTACCATGTAGCTACCATGTATGCAGCCAATTCGAACCGGAAAGCAAACATCCACCCACCCATCTACCACCATATCCCCCAGTTGCACATGGATGCTCCCTTCCGGTAATGCAACAAGCCCCTGTAGTGCCTTGTGTAAGCAACAGCCCCCAAGCCAAAGCCGTCTATGGGTCTATCACCAGCTGGCTGAACCAAGTCGCTCTCCCTCAAAAGCACACCCCCGCCCGACCGTACTCCATGTTCCCGTCCCCACCCCCCTCTCTCAAGATGCCGGAACACGGTCACACATGATCAAGTCTCTCCCCTGACTTGCTTCACTGACTCGGGGGCTCGTTCGCGAGGTTATGGATGCTAATTAATTATTACCTGGTCAGCGCCGAGCAAGCACACCGAGAAGAAAGCTTCTTGCCATGAGACGTACCTGATATCCTGCCGATTACTCGGGTTCGGCATGGGGGCAgtcccctcctcccccggcccatcaacagcagcagcgttGTCCTGaccctggccctggccctgcGCCCTAACCGCCAGCCCGACGGTGTCGCCGTCCGTCAGCGCGCGCTTGGCCACGTTGACCGGCCCGCCGTTGCCGACAACTTGCTGCGCGCCGGCATTattggcggcggtggcgcccgcacccgcacccgggacggcctcgtcggccaTCTTGCGCTTCTTGCCGCGGACCTCGTTGAGGTGCTCGAAGTAGCCCGGGGGCACGGCCGTCTTGTACTTGCCGCAGAAGACGCCGACCTCGAAGTCCCTGACCTTGCCGCCGGGGCTGACCTCCATGCAGGCGGCCTTgaggtcgtcgaggtccTGGTAGATGACGTCGTCGGCGTTGATGTGCCGCGCGATGTCCTGCCTCGTCTTCTCGTGCGCGATGAGCTCCTGCGGCGTGGCCAGGTCGATGCCGTACTGTACAAGACGCAAAGTTAGATATGTCAAGCGCGAAAAGTAAAGAAAGAGAGGGAGGGCGAGAAAATGATGAAAAGTAGAATAAGAATAAACTCACGATATGGGGGTGCTTGatgggcggcgcgcagctggcaAAGATGACCTTgcgggcgccggcctcgcggGCCATGCTGACGATCTCGCGGCTGGTCGTGCCGCGGACGATGGAGTCGTCGACGAGGCAGACGACCCGGCCGTTGAACTCGGACTCCATGGCGCTGAGCTTGCGCCGCACGCTCTTCTGGCGCGCCTTCTGGCCGGGCAGGATGAAGGTGCGGTACACGTAGCGGTTCTTGATGAAGCCGTTGGAGAAGGGCTTGCCGAGGCGCTCCGACacgaccgcggccgccgtgtTGCTCGTCTCCGGCACCGGGATGATCACGTCGATCTCCCGgatgccgtcctcgccgagcacCTCGCGCAGCTTGTCGGCCAGCTTGGCGCCCATGTTCTGCCGGCTGCTGTTGACCGAGATGCCGTCCATGATGGTGTCGGGCCGCGCGAAGTAGACGTACTCGAAGATGTCGGGCGAGTAGGCCTgggcctcggcgacctggtGGAACTGCGGCTGGCCGCCCTTCTGGATGAAGACGGCCTGGCCGGGCAGGATGTCTTGGAAGTTGCGGAACCCGAGCTGCCGGAGGGCAATACTCTCCGAGGCCAGCATGTAGTCCGTCCCGCCCTCGACAGTGCTCGACGGCCGGCTGCCCATGATCAGCGGGCGGATGCCGTAGGCGTCGCGGAAGGCCAGGatgccgaagccggcgaTCATGGCGGTGACGGCCCAGGCGCCCTGGCAGCGCTGGTAGGTCTGGGCCAGGGCGCTGAAGATGTCGTCGACGTTGACGCGGGCCTTGCCGGTCTCGTTCAGCGCGTTGGCGAAGACGTTGAGCATCAGCTCGCTGTCCGAGTCGGTGTTCACGTGGCGGTGGGCCTCCTTGTCGAGAAAATCTCGCAGCTCGGGGGCGTTGATCAGGTTGCCATTGTGCGCGAAGCAGATGCCGTAGGGGGAGTTGACGTAGAACGGCTGGCTCTCGGCGCTCTGGAAGCCAAGGGGGGTCAGTCACAGCCAGACCGTGAGTGTATGTTGATAACAGCCAACACCTACCGAGCTAGTGCCCGCGGTGGGATACCGCAGGTGGGCGATGCCCATGTACCCcggcaggtcggcgacgcgcCTGCCATCCTCGAAGACCTTGGATACCATGCCATTGCCCTTGCACTGGAATatccggccgccggccgcgcacgTGGCCACGCCGCAGGCGTCCTGGCCGCGGTGCTGCAGGTAGTACAGGCTCTCGTgcaggtcgacggcggcgtcggtgcTCGACGAGTCGGCGAGGATGAGCGCGAGAATGCCGCACATGGTTGCCAGAATTGGGGGAGCCGTTCACTGGGGGAACCTTCGTCCTTAGCCCACGCACGTGGACAACCTGGAAATTGGATGGCGGATGGCGAGCGACGAAGACACAGTCCCCAGAGTGGAAAAGATGGGAACTGGACTAATGACCGCAATAAGACGACAACGCGCCAAAGGTTCAATTCAAACTGTCAATGATTGGCACTGGCAGGACAGGGCAGTTCAGGCACTGGCTGGCCAGGGAATTCACGCCGCGGAGTGCCGAAGTCGGTGTGTGTCTCGCCCACGGCGAAACCACGCACACGGCTCACGGCGATAAGGAGCACGGGGGTGGACGGTGGAGGGGGATTAAAGAAAGAGGCTCAACAGACAGGCCCCACAGAGTCACGAGAGTTCACCGCCGGGGCAGGAGAGCCAAGGGCagagggcggtggtgggcagtggtggtggtggcgagAACAACGCGCTTGATTCCATTTTTTTCTAGAGTTGGTTTCCAGGTGCCGGAGAACGGGTAACTACGGCACCTCCATATACCGCAGTATGGCGGGGAAAAAAATTATTTGGAGGGGCACAATTGCGGTGTGGGGCAGAGGGGAGGCTCGCTCGCAGACTGTGCAGATTGCCCCTTgtggcgccctcgccgcgtGTTGATTGGTTGCCGCTCCAGCGGTTGCCGGAACCCCGGATTCTGCGGGGCTTCCGCCTGTATTCCGGAACAGCGAGGCTCTGCGAAGGTTACAGCAACACAGGACTCGAGCATGTATGCACAACAACAGACACATGTCtaaccttaatatatctGGCCTGATGGTTCCTTCAACGGTGCTCTGCCAGCATCTATCAAAATACACGCGTGGTGACTATTACTCTCCGATGTACACCTCCCAACGGCGAACCTGAACGATACCAGCCTGCTTCACTTCCCTGTTATAGAAACAGTTAGAGAGACACCACCTGCCACAACATGAAAAGTTACAGTATACATTTCATATAGCATACATACAGACAACCTAAGATAACATGACAATCGCCATCCCACCGTCCCTACCCCCGGGAAAACCCCGCAAGGCAGGATGTGAGAGTAATGCGATGAACTGCCCGACCTTGCGGCGGGCGGCATACCTGGGCTGCTCTCAGCCTCTAACCATGACCCATGTAACTCGCTCGTGAGAATGCTGCCCGAAACCCGCCCATCTCACTCGCTCCCTGAGGCCTGTAGTCTGCCCTGTCTTCTCCTCCTGTCCTCCTGGATGCATGTCCCTATCCCCATGCAATGTGATGCTAATATGCAACAATCTAGGCTGCATAGACAATGCCGCTGTCGCTCTCTTACCCGAGAGACATAAAGAGGctgagagagagagagaggtgGGGAGAGAGAAAATAAAAGATCTCCCCTAACTGAGGTACCCTCCCAGCCATATCCTTGGAGAGAAacaaagaaaaaaaaaaaaaaaaaatctcCCTCAAAATGAGGTACCCCTAACCGTATTTATCCTCGACCTAAAGAGGATGAAGGGTGAAAAGAAGAGAGATTGGAGAAAAATCAGACCAGCTCGGCAAGTGCCTTGGCCTTGttctcctccaccgcctTGACAAATGTTTCGTACGGGGTCAGCGTGCCTAGGGCTCGGCGCATGTGGGCATTGACAATCTGCAGACCATAGATGTAGCTGGCATTTACCCAGCCGAACCTGTTCGCCACGCCTCTACGTTAGAATGCTGTTGTTGACAGGGGACCACAAGGTAGTAGGCTGTTTCACTTACCCCTCCTTCGCGACGCCCTTGAAGTCCAGGCCCTGGTTGCCATACTCGGCATCGACGCGGTGCGGGTCAATAGCCCGCGTGACGTCGTACTTCTCGACCACGACGCCGTTGAAGTCGACAAAGGCCTTGGTGATCATGAAGAGCCACTTGTAGGCCAggcgctcggcctcctcggtgaAGCTGTACCGGTACAGGCCGGTCCAGGCCAGCATCTGCTGCGGCGCCCAGCCGTACGGGTAGTCCCACTGGCGGTTGGGGCGCTCGAGCccgacctcgccgcggcTCTCGCGCGTGCCCGACAGcaggccgccctcggcctcgagccgcggcagcgcccgcgtcaccatggcggccgcctgctTGGGGCTGCTGACGCCGGCCCAGAGCGCCCAGAAGGTCGTCGCGCTCTCGTACGTGCGCTGCTCGCGCTTGACCGTGTCGTAGTCGAAGTACATGCCCGCCTCCTCGTTCCAGAGGTACTTGTCGATCGCGAGCTTGCGCCGCTTGGCCCGCCGGTCCCAGATGGCCGACGTCTCGACGTGGCCCGGCGCCATGTCGCCGACGCAGAACTCGGCCGGGATGACCAGCTTGTCGCCGAACACGTTGCGGATCGTGCGCGCGATGTCCGTCTCGTACTTGAAGAGGAGCGAGTTGAGATCGATGGTGGCCAGGTTGGCGCAGACGCCCTCAAAGCGGTACGTCGTGTCGTGGCCCGACTCGCGCACCGCCCGGTCGTGCATGAAGTACTCGTCGAGCTCCGGCTCCTTGATCCTGCCGTGGTTGTACGCGTCGACGAACTCTTTGAAGCTGACCCCGTGCTTCTTCACGTACGGCTCCAGGATGTGGACGAAGTGGCCAGCCTCGGTCTCGGGCGGCACGCCGAGGCCCTCGGGCCGGTACCGGGACAGGCCCGTGACCGGGTCCAACCGCGGCTCGGCCACCCAGACGCTGTGGTACTCCTTGATGGCCGCGAGGATGGCGGTCCGCAAGAAGTCAAGCGCGCCCGGCTCGTTCTTGATCTTATCATACACTCTGAGGGCCATGTCCGTCAGGAAGGGCGGCTGTGACCGGCAGAGATAGTACGAGCGCGTCGCGTTGAGGATCTTGCCGTAGTGCTTGATGCAGAAGCAGAAGTTGAGCACCATCGACTTGGCCAGGTCGACCTTGTTGTGaaccagcaggccgagggACTCCATGTAGCTGTCCCAGCCGTACAGCTCGTTGAACCGTCCTCCCGGCACGACGAAGGGCCGGCCTCTCAGCGTCTTCGCCCCCGTCTTGGGGTCCGTGACTTCCTCCATGTCTACCGCCAGCAGACCGGGCTTGGCGTTCATGTCCCGCACCAGCTCGGGGGTGATCTTCTCCGGGAGCAGCTGCACATCCAGCCGGATTTCGGGCCGctccttggccagcttgGTGTAATATTCGTACTGCTCCGGGGCGCCCCTGGGGACATAGATTCGCGGGCGGGGATCGTCAGTCCAATCCTTGGGGTCTCGGGCCGCAATTTCAATGCTCGACGCATCAATCCGCCGCGTCAGCCCTTCCCAGAAGTGGTCCCGAATCAGGCGGGAAAGCCGGTTGACCGGATTCTCATTCAGTCTCGCCTCGTCAAGCACAATTTGCTTACGACCG from Thermothielavioides terrestris NRRL 8126 chromosome 1, complete sequence includes these protein-coding regions:
- a CDS encoding glycoside hydrolase family 37 protein (CAZy_ID 269849); protein product: MPIIKDNEMVGPAPPTASGLTRSRGSAEDLGVFDDAKTYYSAEERHRNHRAGPRTRTYSQNSLLKQMERTIVHEPYRRGSHDESTLPHSRRFLIQVEPTLQSLQLQEDTDRNMQITIEDAGPKVLTLRTAASNGYNRFDIRGTYMLSNLLQELSLAKEYGRKQIVLDEARLNENPVNRLSRLIRDHFWEGLTRRIDASSIEIAARDPKDWTDDPRPRIYVPRGAPEQYEYYTKLAKERPEIRLDVQLLPEKITPELVRDMNAKPGLLAVDMEEVTDPKTGAKTLRGRPFVVPGGRFNELYGWDSYMESLGLLVHNKVDLAKSMVLNFCFCIKHYGKILNATRSYYLCRSQPPFLTDMALRVYDKIKNEPGALDFLRTAILAAIKEYHSVWVAEPRLDPVTGLSRYRPEGLGVPPETEAGHFVHILEPYVKKHGVSFKEFVDAYNHGRIKEPELDEYFMHDRAVRESGHDTTYRFEGVCANLATIDLNSLLFKYETDIARTIRNVFGDKLVIPAEFCVGDMAPGHVETSAIWDRRAKRRKLAIDKYLWNEEAGMYFDYDTVKREQRTYESATTFWALWAGVSSPKQAAAMVTRALPRLEAEGGLLSGTRESRGEVGLERPNRQWDYPYGWAPQQMLAWTGLYRYSFTEEAERLAYKWLFMITKAFVDFNGVVVEKYDVTRAIDPHRVDAEYGNQGLDFKGVAKEGFGWVNASYIYGLQIVNAHMRRALGTLTPYETFVKAVEENKAKALAELV